From Haemorhous mexicanus isolate bHaeMex1 chromosome 2, bHaeMex1.pri, whole genome shotgun sequence, the proteins below share one genomic window:
- the LOC132323931 gene encoding toll-like receptor 7 gives MVPCAKMSNALPFILLFIFPMLLSGAWFPKTLPCDVKPSEDTVTVDCTDRRLTEVPRGIPGNATNLTLSINHIPHIYPTSFDRLENLQEIDFRCNCVPVKLGPKNHVCTTPLKIKYGSFAALTRLKSLYLDANQLAEIPRGLPATLTLLSLEANHIFSIQKASFSELGNIEVLYLGQNCYYRNPCNVSFEIEETAFLGLKKLTVLSLKSNNLTQVPPNLSSTLKELYIYNNMIQEIQEQDLSGLPHLEILDLSGNCPRCYNAPYPCIPCPKSSIQIHSKAFDSLEHLRILRLHSNSLQSIPSSWFKNIKNLKELDLSQNFLVREIGDAQFLTLLPSLVQLDLSFNFELKVYSPYLKLSKTFSSLSNLETLRLKGYVFKELRAQDLQPLLSLRNLTMLDLGTNFIKVANMTVFGEFPALKFIDLSVNKISPSSGESNFYGFCSNPGISVEQYNRQVLQEMHYFRYDVYERSCRSKDIEASSYQSLVKEDCLNYGKTMDLSRNNVFFVNPSDFQGLSSFKCLNLSDNAISQALNGSEFSYLSGLKYLDFSNNRVDLLYQTAFKELKLLEILDLSNNQHYFMAEGVTHMLSFMKNLAHLRKLMMNENDISTTIDTGMESQSLRILEFRGNRLDALWVDGNAKYLSFFKNLTNLEELDISFNSLSFLPHTVFEEMPPSLKILNLTNNRLKSFIWGNLPSLKNLVTLDLSNNLLTNVPRELSNCSSSLQELMLRNNRIQRLTKYFLRGAFKLRYLDLSSNKIEIIKRSSFPENVINNLKMLLLHGNPFKCNCEAVWFVWWINRTQVTIPLLATDVTCAGPGAHKGRSVVYLDLYTCELDTSYLILYALSASAILALMVFPVMSHLYFWDVWYSYHYCTARLKGYRRLSSPAACYDAFIAYDSEDPAVNEWVLQELVERLENQKARQFNLCLEGRDWLPGQPVFDNLSQSIQLSKKTIFVLTNRYIRSGRFKTTFYMAHQRLLDEKMDVIILIFLEKVLQKSRYVRLRKRLCKSSVLEWPTNPQSQPYFWQCLKNAIATSNSLAYNKLLQETV, from the exons ATG GTACCTTGTGCAAAGATGTCAAATGCATTGCCATTTATCTTGCTCTTCATATTCCCAATGCTGCTGTCAGGGGCTTGGTTTCCCAAAACTCTACCCTGTGATGTTAAACCTTCAGaagacacagtgacagtggaCTGCACTGACCGGCGCCTTACAGAAGTCCCCAGAgggatccctggaaatgctaCCAACCTTACCCTGAGTATTAACCATATTCCCCACATCTACCCAACATCCTTTGATCGTCTTGAAAACCTCCAGGAGATTGACTTCAGATGTAACTGTGTGCCTGTCAAACTGGGGCCCAAAAATCATGTGTGCACCACTCCATTAAAAATCAAATACGGCAGTTTTGCTGCCCTGACAAGACTGAAGTCATTGTATTTGGATGCAAACCAGCTGGCAGAAATACCCCGAGGTCTTCCTGCTACTTTAACCTTGCTGAGCCTGGAAGCAAACCATATCTTTTCTATCCAAAAAGCCAGCTTCTCAGAGCTAGGAAACATTGAGGTACTGTATCTTGGACAGAACTGTTACTACCGCAATCCATGCAATGTTTCATTTGAAATTGAGGAAACAGCTTTCCTGGGACTGAAAAAGTTAACAGTTCTATCCCTGAAGTCCAACAACTTAACACAAGTGCCACCCAATTTGTCATCTACTTTAAAGGAATTGTATATTTACAACAACATGATTCAAGAGATTCAAGAACAGGATTTAAGTGGCCTTCCCCACCTAGAAATTCTTGACCTAAGTGGCAATTGCCCACGTTGCTATAATGCCCCATATCCTTGCATTCCCTGTCCCAAGAGCTCAATTCAGATACATTCAAAGGCTTTTGACTCCTTGGAACATTTAAGGATTTTGCGGCTTCACAGTAACTCTCTTCAGAGCATACCCAGCAGCTGGTTTAAGAACATCAAGAATCTCAAAGAACTTGACCTCTCCCAAAATTTCCTTGTGAGGGAGATTGGAGATGCCCAGTTCTTGACACTTCTCCCCAGCCTTGTGCAGCTTGATCTGTCCTTTAACTTTGAGCTGAAGGTGTATTCTCCCTACTTGAAGCTTTCTAAGacattttcctccctctctaACCTGGAAACCCTGAGGCTCAAGGGTTATGTCTTTAAAGAACTGAGGGCACAAGATCTACAACCACTGCTCAGTCTTAGGAATCTAACCATGTTGGATCTGGGGACTAATTTTATTAAAGTTGCAAACATGACAGTGTTTGGAGAATTCCCAGCTCTTAAGTTCATTGACCTCTCTGTGAATAAAATTTCTCCTTCTTCAGGGGAAAGCAACTTCTATGGATTTTGCTCTAATCCTGGCATTTCAGTAGAGCAATACAACAGGCAAGTACTACAAGAGATGCATTACTTCAGGTATGATGTGTATGAGCGAAGTTGCCGTTCTAAAGACATAGAGGCTTCTTCCTACCAATCTTTAGTTAAGGAAGATTGCCTTAACTATGGAAAAACTATGGATTTAAGCAGAAACAATGTCTTTTTTGTTAACCCTTCAGATTTCCAGGGACTTAGCTCCTTCAAATGTCTCAACTTGTCAGATAATGCAATAAGCCAAGCTTTAAATGGAAGTGAATTCTCTTACTTGTCTGGATTGAAATATCTGGATTTTTCTAACAACAGGGTCGATTTGCTATACCAAACTGCTTTCAAAGAACTTAAACTTTTAGAAATTCTAGATCTGAGCAATAACCAGCATTATTTTATGGCAGAAGGTGTTACTCATATGCTTAGTTTTATGAAAAACCTAGCCCATTTGAGGAAGCTGATGATGAATGAGAATGACATTTCTACCACAATTGATACGGGAATGGAAAGTCAATCTCTTAGAATTTTAGAATTCAGAGGAAATCGTTTAGATGCCTTATGGGTGGATGGCAACGCTAAATACTTGTCCTTCTTCAAGAATCTGACCAACCTGGAAGAACTGGATatttccttcaactcactcaGTTTTTTGCCTCATACTGTTTTTGAAGAAATGCCTCCCAGTCTCAAAATCCTCAATTTAACAAATAATCGACTGAAGAGTTTTATCTGGGGAAACCTCCCCTCTCTGAAGAACTTGGTAACTCTGGACCTGAGCAATAACCTTCTGACTAATGTTCCCCGAGAACTGTCCAATTGCTCTTCATCTCTCCAAGAACTGATGCTGCGAAACAATCGCATTCAGCGATTAACTAAATATTTTCTCAGAGGTGCTTTTAAATTGAGGTACTTGGATCTCAGCTCAAACAAGATTGAAATAATTAAGAGATCTAGCTTCCCTGAAAATGTCATTAACAACCTGAAGATGCTGCTTTTGCACGGCAATCCTTTCAAGTGTAACTGTGAGGCTGTGTGGTTTGTCTGGTGGATCAATCGGACGCAGGTGACCATTCCTCTTCTGGCCACTGACGTCACCTGTGCTGGCCCAGGGGCACACAAGGGAAGGAGCGTGGTTTACTTGGATTTGTACACCTGTGAGCTGGACACATCCTATTTGATCCTGTATGCTCTGTCAGCTTCAGCCATCCTTGCCTTAATGGTGTTCCCGGTGATGAGCCATCTCTACTTCTGGGATGTGTGGTACAGCTACCATTACTGCACTGCCAGGCTGAAGGGCTATCGGCGCTTgtcttctccagctgcttgcTACGACGCCTTTATTGCCTATGACAGCGAAGACCCAGCTGTGAACGAGTGGGTGCTGCAAGAGCTGGTTGAGAGGCTGGAAAACCAAAAAGCCAGGCAGTTCAATTTATGCCTGGAAGGAAGGGACTGGCTCCCAGGACAGCCAGTCTTTGACAACCTTTCCCAGAGCATTCAGCTGAGCAAAAAGACCATATTTGTGCTGACCAACAGGTATATTAGAAGTGGCCGCTTCAAGACAACATTTTATATGGCCCATCAGCGGCTTCTGGATGAAAAAATGGATGTCATTATCTTGATATTTCTTGAGAAGGTTTTGCAGAAGTCGCGCTATGTCCGTCTGAGGAAGAGGCTGTGCAAAAGTTCAGTCCTGGAATGGCCAACTAATCCTCAGTCTCAGCCCTACTTCTGGCAGTGCCTGAAAAATGCCATCGCTACAAGCAATTCTCTGGCTTACAACAAGCTTCTCCAAGAAACTGTTTAG